From a single Shewanella denitrificans OS217 genomic region:
- the pdxJ gene encoding pyridoxine 5'-phosphate synthase translates to MSGILLGINIDHIATLRQARGTNYPDPVHAAAVAEHAGADGITIHLREDRRHIIDRDVYLLAKTLKTRMNFEFAVTEEMIAIACDVKPAYACLVPEKREELTTEGGLDVAGQMDKITAAVSRLAAHGIKVSLFIDADATQIDAAVATGAPYIEIHTGCYADAKNDSEQAMELERITKMAKYAHSKGLVVNAGHGLHYHNVKAIAAIPELYELNIGHAVIARAAIDGLETAVRDMKRLMLEGRRGE, encoded by the coding sequence ATGAGTGGAATTTTATTAGGCATTAACATAGATCATATCGCCACTTTACGTCAGGCGAGAGGCACCAATTACCCGGATCCTGTCCACGCCGCTGCTGTGGCCGAACACGCTGGCGCCGATGGTATCACTATCCATTTACGTGAAGACCGCCGCCACATTATCGACCGCGATGTGTACTTGCTGGCTAAAACACTAAAAACGCGAATGAACTTTGAGTTTGCCGTGACTGAAGAGATGATTGCCATCGCCTGTGACGTTAAGCCTGCTTATGCCTGCCTAGTACCAGAAAAACGTGAAGAACTGACCACTGAAGGTGGCTTAGATGTGGCAGGGCAAATGGATAAGATAACGGCTGCGGTTAGCCGTCTTGCCGCTCATGGGATTAAGGTGTCGTTATTTATCGATGCCGATGCCACTCAAATAGATGCCGCGGTCGCAACCGGCGCCCCTTATATCGAGATCCATACCGGCTGTTATGCCGATGCTAAGAATGATAGCGAGCAGGCCATGGAGCTTGAGCGTATCACTAAAATGGCCAAATACGCCCACAGTAAAGGCTTAGTGGTTAATGCAGGTCATGGGCTTCATTATCATAACGTTAAGGCCATTGCGGCCATTCCAGAGCTTTATGAGCTAAACATAGGACATGCGGTGATCGCAAGAGCCGCCATCGATGGGTTAGAAACAGCGGTGCGTGACATGAAGCGCTTGATGCTCGAAGGTCGCAGAGGCGAATAA
- a CDS encoding DNA repair protein RecO produces MLRAYVLHHRPFRESSVILNMLVDGIGRVDAITRLGSGKRSIKSIVQPFQPLLVQFNNQSEHKSQGLRNIKQLEAAAPAMPLAGDSLYSGFYLNELLVRLLSVEHQGESLFVEYHRALVALAGEFNAASLRYFELALLKELGALPSLAVDVQGEPLLATSHYRFLADEGFLPVLQSSSGAFTHSKGVLEGGMLIALNEHKLTALQLNQAKGLMRYLLTPLLGNKPLLSRQLFANNKGKQS; encoded by the coding sequence ATGCTGCGTGCTTATGTCTTACATCACAGACCCTTTCGTGAGTCTAGCGTTATCCTCAATATGTTGGTGGACGGTATCGGCCGAGTCGATGCCATTACTCGCCTAGGCAGTGGTAAACGCTCCATCAAAAGTATCGTTCAGCCGTTTCAGCCGTTACTGGTGCAATTTAACAACCAAAGCGAACACAAATCCCAGGGTTTGCGTAACATTAAACAGTTAGAAGCCGCAGCCCCTGCGATGCCGTTAGCGGGTGACAGCTTGTATTCAGGCTTTTACCTCAATGAGTTACTGGTGCGTTTATTGTCGGTAGAGCACCAAGGCGAAAGCTTATTTGTTGAATACCATAGAGCCTTGGTGGCACTGGCAGGTGAATTTAACGCCGCCAGCTTGCGTTATTTCGAACTGGCATTGCTAAAAGAGTTAGGTGCGCTGCCTTCGTTAGCCGTGGATGTCCAGGGAGAGCCCTTGCTTGCCACGAGTCATTACCGTTTCCTTGCCGATGAAGGTTTTTTACCCGTATTGCAATCGAGTAGCGGAGCGTTTACGCACAGCAAAGGCGTGCTCGAGGGGGGAATGCTCATTGCTCTTAACGAGCATAAATTAACGGCGTTGCAGCTCAATCAAGCCAAAGGCTTAATGCGTTATCTGTTAACCCCTTTGCTTGGCAATAAGCCATTATTAAGCCGACAATTATTTGCTAATAATAAAGGTAAGCAATCGTAA
- the era gene encoding GTPase Era → MTKKTDLPASEAQQPSLDELLARMNQAAPKAKTQFEVTYCGMVAIVGRPNVGKSTLLNKLLGQKVSITSKKPQTTRHRIMGIHTDGPSQVVFIDTPGLHIDEQRAINRLMNRAAASSLADVSMVIFVVDAMNWTPDDEMVLKKIGYSDQERKVVLAINKVDNIKDKEALFPYLNEIAKKFNFDEILPISATKGTNIQRILDMARESLPEGDFYFPEDYVTDRSQRFMASEIVREKLMRFLGDELPYDCTVEIEQFKMMENGVYQINALILVEREGQKRMVIGNKGERIRTIATQARLDMENLFDNKVFLEVWVKVKSGWADDERALRSLGYGED, encoded by the coding sequence ATGACCAAAAAAACAGACTTGCCAGCAAGCGAGGCTCAGCAGCCGAGCTTAGATGAACTCTTGGCAAGGATGAACCAAGCAGCCCCTAAAGCCAAGACGCAATTCGAGGTCACCTATTGTGGCATGGTTGCCATAGTGGGTCGCCCGAACGTGGGCAAATCGACGCTGCTGAATAAGCTCTTGGGTCAGAAGGTGAGTATTACTTCAAAGAAGCCGCAGACCACACGTCACCGCATCATGGGTATTCATACCGATGGCCCAAGCCAAGTGGTCTTCATTGATACGCCAGGTTTACACATAGATGAACAGCGTGCTATCAACCGTTTGATGAACCGCGCTGCGGCCAGTTCTCTTGCCGATGTGTCTATGGTGATATTCGTGGTGGATGCCATGAACTGGACCCCAGACGATGAAATGGTACTGAAGAAAATTGGTTACAGCGACCAAGAACGCAAAGTGGTACTGGCTATCAACAAGGTGGACAACATTAAGGATAAGGAAGCCTTATTCCCTTACCTAAATGAGATAGCAAAGAAGTTTAACTTCGATGAAATTTTACCGATTTCAGCGACCAAGGGCACCAATATCCAGCGCATTTTGGATATGGCACGTGAAAGTTTGCCTGAAGGGGATTTCTACTTCCCAGAAGATTATGTCACCGACCGCTCGCAACGCTTTATGGCCTCTGAGATTGTTCGTGAAAAGCTGATGCGTTTCTTAGGTGATGAATTGCCTTACGATTGCACGGTTGAAATTGAGCAGTTCAAGATGATGGAAAACGGTGTTTATCAGATCAACGCCCTTATCCTGGTTGAGCGTGAAGGTCAGAAACGCATGGTCATAGGCAATAAGGGCGAACGAATTCGTACTATTGCTACTCAAGCCCGCTTGGACATGGAAAACTTATTCGATAATAAGGTGTTCCTTGAAGTTTGGGTCAAAGTGAAATCCGGTTGGGCCGACGATGAACGTGCCCTTCGTAGCCTTGGCTATGGCGAAGATTAA
- the rnc gene encoding ribonuclease III, whose protein sequence is MEPVKNLARLSRTLGYEFTNQELLVQALTHRSAANKHNERLEFLGDSILSIVISDALYHQFPKATEGDLSRMRATLVKGETLTLIAKEFKLGDYLFLGPGELKSGGFRRESILADAVEAIIGAVYLDANMQACETLLLSWYKVRLDEIKPGINQKDPKTILQEYLQGYKKPLPDYQVVQVDGEAHDQTFTVECRIQDLDEVVTGVGSSRRKAEQLAAAQILELINK, encoded by the coding sequence ATGGAACCTGTAAAAAATTTAGCGCGTTTAAGCCGCACCTTAGGCTATGAATTTACGAATCAAGAGTTATTAGTACAAGCATTAACCCATCGCAGTGCTGCCAATAAGCATAACGAAAGGTTGGAGTTTTTGGGCGATTCTATTCTTTCCATCGTGATTTCAGATGCCCTATATCATCAGTTTCCTAAGGCGACGGAAGGTGATCTGAGCCGGATGCGCGCCACCTTAGTGAAAGGTGAAACCTTAACCTTAATCGCCAAAGAGTTTAAGCTAGGGGATTACTTGTTCTTAGGGCCAGGAGAGCTTAAAAGCGGCGGTTTTAGACGTGAGTCCATCCTTGCCGATGCGGTTGAAGCCATTATCGGCGCGGTTTATTTAGATGCCAATATGCAAGCTTGCGAAACATTACTGCTAAGCTGGTATAAGGTGCGTTTAGACGAAATCAAGCCTGGGATAAATCAAAAAGATCCTAAGACTATTTTGCAAGAATACCTACAAGGCTATAAAAAGCCTTTGCCTGATTACCAAGTGGTACAGGTTGATGGTGAAGCGCACGATCAGACATTCACGGTGGAGTGTCGCATACAAGATTTAGATGAAGTGGTCACAGGTGTGGGCAGTTCGAGAAGAAAAGCTGAGCAGCTTGCAGCGGCTCAGATATTGGAGTTAATTAATAAATGA
- the lepB gene encoding signal peptidase I yields the protein MAAYFSLILVLITLTTGIIWLIDASMFAPKRREKLALVQAGNAQLSDEDIDKIIREPALVETAHSVFPVIAFVLILRSFIYEPFQIPSGSMMPTLLVGDFILVEKFSYGLRDPVWRSKLVETGEPERGDVFVFKYPQEPKVDYIKRVIGLPGDKIIYKNKGLIIEPACNGQLACPEPMIIDMLEVNRGQFNQAGVALTRLTEQLDGVEHDVLINPSKPDYSAHFYPQPGLNRGEFLVPDGMYFAMGDNRDNSTDSRFWGFVPEENLVGKAVAIWISFEFDRSPSSWLPTWVPTGVRFDRVGGIQ from the coding sequence ATGGCAGCCTATTTTTCCCTTATTTTAGTGCTCATCACGCTAACCACCGGCATTATTTGGTTAATCGATGCGAGCATGTTCGCCCCTAAGCGCCGCGAAAAATTAGCCTTAGTGCAGGCGGGTAATGCACAGTTGTCCGATGAAGACATAGATAAAATCATCCGTGAACCCGCCTTGGTTGAAACGGCGCATTCGGTATTTCCAGTTATTGCCTTCGTACTTATATTGCGCTCGTTTATTTATGAGCCATTTCAAATACCCTCAGGCTCCATGATGCCAACCTTATTGGTGGGGGATTTTATCCTGGTTGAAAAGTTCAGCTATGGGCTTAGGGATCCTGTATGGCGCTCTAAACTGGTTGAAACCGGTGAGCCAGAGCGTGGTGATGTGTTTGTGTTTAAGTATCCACAAGAGCCAAAAGTGGATTACATCAAGCGCGTTATCGGTTTACCTGGTGATAAAATAATCTATAAAAACAAAGGGCTTATCATAGAGCCTGCCTGTAATGGCCAGCTAGCCTGCCCAGAGCCTATGATTATCGACATGTTAGAAGTTAACCGTGGTCAATTTAATCAAGCCGGTGTGGCGTTAACCCGCTTAACTGAGCAGCTGGATGGCGTTGAGCATGACGTATTAATTAATCCATCAAAGCCTGATTACAGTGCTCACTTTTACCCACAGCCAGGGCTTAACCGTGGTGAGTTTTTAGTGCCTGATGGCATGTACTTCGCCATGGGTGATAACAGAGATAACAGCACAGACAGCCGTTTCTGGGGATTTGTTCCTGAAGAAAATCTAGTGGGAAAGGCAGTTGCTATTTGGATTAGTTTTGAATTTGATCGTAGCCCCAGTTCTTGGTTGCCCACTTGGGTACCGACTGGGGTACGTTTTGACAGAGTAGGTGGGATTCAGTAA
- the lepA gene encoding translation elongation factor 4 encodes MKHIRNFSIIAHIDHGKSTLSDRLIQVCGGLSDREMAAQVLDSMDLERERGITIKAQSVTLDYHAKDGNTYQLNFIDTPGHVDFSYEVSRSLAACEGALLVVDAGQGVEAQTLANCYTALEMNLDVVPVLNKIDLPQAEPERVALEIEDIVGIEAINAVRCSAKTGIGVEDVLEEIVAKIPPPVGDETAPLQALIIDSWFDAYLGVVSLVRIKHGVLKKGEKFKVMSTGQNYNADRVGIFTPKEKDKLELRAGEVGYVISGIKEIHGAPVGDTLTHAKHGADKPLPGFKKVKPQVYAGVFPISTDEYENFRDALNKLSLNDASLFFEPETSSALGFGFRIGYLGLLHMEIVQERLEREYNLDLITTAPTVVYEVVMTNGDIVYVDNPSDLPALNNIDEIHEPIVEANILVPKEYLGNVITLCIEKRGSQTNMVYHGNQVAVTYHLPMAEVVMDFFDRLKSTSRGYASLEYNFIRFDPADMVRLDILINGDRVDALAMIIHRSNIRHRGLALVEKMKELIPRQMFDIAIQAAVGSQIIARSTIKALRKDVTAKCYGGDVSRKKKLLNKQKEGKKRMKQVGNVEVPQEAFLAVLKLND; translated from the coding sequence ATGAAACACATTAGAAACTTCTCGATTATTGCCCATATTGACCATGGGAAATCCACCCTATCAGATCGCCTTATTCAAGTGTGTGGAGGTCTTAGCGACCGTGAAATGGCTGCACAGGTTCTTGATTCTATGGATCTTGAACGTGAACGTGGCATTACTATTAAAGCCCAAAGTGTGACGCTTGATTATCACGCTAAAGACGGCAACACCTACCAGCTTAACTTCATTGATACCCCAGGGCACGTCGACTTCTCCTACGAAGTATCGCGTTCACTTGCGGCCTGTGAAGGGGCGTTATTGGTGGTCGATGCAGGACAAGGCGTTGAAGCCCAGACATTGGCCAACTGCTATACCGCATTAGAAATGAATTTGGACGTAGTGCCAGTTCTGAATAAAATTGACTTACCTCAAGCCGAGCCTGAACGTGTAGCACTCGAAATTGAAGACATTGTTGGCATTGAAGCCATTAATGCCGTGCGCTGCTCAGCCAAAACCGGTATCGGCGTTGAAGATGTATTAGAAGAAATCGTCGCTAAAATTCCGCCGCCAGTAGGTGATGAAACTGCGCCTTTACAGGCCCTTATTATCGACTCTTGGTTCGATGCATATTTAGGGGTTGTATCGTTAGTGCGCATTAAGCACGGCGTGCTCAAAAAAGGCGAAAAGTTTAAAGTGATGTCCACAGGGCAGAACTATAACGCCGATCGCGTGGGTATTTTCACCCCGAAAGAAAAAGATAAGTTAGAGCTTCGTGCTGGTGAAGTGGGTTATGTGATTTCAGGTATTAAAGAAATTCACGGCGCGCCCGTGGGCGATACCTTGACTCATGCTAAGCATGGCGCCGACAAGCCATTACCTGGCTTTAAAAAGGTGAAACCTCAGGTTTATGCCGGTGTTTTCCCTATTTCTACCGATGAATATGAGAACTTCCGTGATGCACTTAATAAATTAAGTCTTAACGATGCGTCATTATTCTTCGAGCCAGAAACCTCAAGCGCGTTAGGTTTTGGTTTCCGTATCGGCTATTTAGGCCTGCTACACATGGAGATCGTTCAAGAGCGTCTAGAGCGTGAATACAATCTTGATTTGATCACCACAGCGCCTACGGTTGTTTATGAAGTGGTAATGACTAATGGGGATATCGTTTACGTCGATAATCCATCAGACTTACCTGCACTAAACAATATTGACGAAATTCATGAGCCTATCGTTGAAGCTAATATTTTGGTGCCAAAAGAATACTTAGGTAACGTGATTACCTTATGTATTGAAAAGCGTGGCTCACAAACCAATATGGTGTATCACGGCAACCAAGTGGCAGTGACTTATCACTTGCCAATGGCTGAAGTGGTTATGGACTTCTTCGACCGACTTAAGTCCACGAGTCGTGGTTATGCGTCTTTAGAATATAACTTTATTCGATTCGATCCCGCTGACATGGTGCGCTTAGACATCTTGATCAACGGCGACAGAGTCGATGCGCTAGCTATGATTATTCACCGCAGCAACATTCGTCACCGTGGTTTAGCCTTAGTTGAAAAAATGAAAGAGCTCATTCCAAGACAGATGTTCGATATTGCTATTCAGGCCGCCGTAGGCAGTCAGATCATCGCCCGTTCTACCATTAAAGCGCTGCGTAAAGACGTAACGGCTAAATGTTATGGCGGCGACGTTTCTCGTAAGAAGAAACTGTTGAATAAGCAGAAAGAAGGTAAGAAGCGCATGAAGCAAGTGGGCAATGTGGAAGTGCCACAGGAAGCCTTCTTAGCGGTATTGAAACTAAACGATTAA
- a CDS encoding SoxR reducing system RseC family protein, with product MSGAIEKQATQDADNLLEEVGRIVAYDAKGWVRVEVELKSACNHCSNSDNCGTSAVAKAFSVKTQQFSLPCETQYPIGDLVKLGLPASVLLKAAALVYLLPLIGLFVGALIGQVLGQNLLSVDSDLPAITLGVAGAFSAWLLGKRFAHQLEQGAQPVIMAHLGREIGLNVSTEMSHK from the coding sequence GTGAGTGGCGCTATAGAAAAACAAGCCACACAGGATGCGGACAACTTACTCGAAGAAGTTGGCCGTATTGTCGCCTATGACGCTAAGGGCTGGGTTCGAGTCGAAGTCGAGCTAAAGAGCGCCTGTAATCATTGTAGTAATAGTGATAATTGCGGTACGTCTGCTGTGGCTAAAGCGTTTTCAGTGAAAACTCAGCAGTTTTCTTTACCTTGTGAGACTCAATATCCCATAGGCGACTTGGTTAAATTAGGCTTGCCAGCCAGCGTATTATTAAAAGCGGCGGCCTTAGTGTATCTGTTGCCACTTATTGGGTTATTTGTTGGCGCCTTGATTGGCCAAGTCTTAGGTCAAAACCTATTGAGTGTAGACAGTGACTTGCCTGCAATCACCTTAGGTGTGGCAGGGGCTTTTTCAGCTTGGCTGTTAGGCAAACGTTTTGCTCATCAATTAGAGCAAGGTGCTCAACCTGTCATTATGGCTCATTTAGGCCGTGAAATTGGCCTGAATGTCAGCACCGAAATGAGTCATAAGTAA
- a CDS encoding MucB/RseB C-terminal domain-containing protein codes for MRLILLALLVLAVPCAAEEELSAKAWLETMSQALKEKEFKSSIIHVQSDHIRPLVYLHGKVEGEEIAFLEYLNGPPKNAVRIGNVVSFIEHDQPAYSVKANHIQGVWPSAFAGNIASLEKGYQFVLGGRSRIAGRPGQLVRIIPIDNDRYATQVWIDMSTYLPLRYDIFNKEKQLLEQVMVIELIELKEPAHILVEAKKQPWPAVVEQAERTDGHSWSFSWLPQGFNVAVRDNHRLIGSHEPVEYLALTDGLANISVYVSKQGAQPLPEELMTRNGLSMVVEKLAEHEVVAVGKVPHETLKRIAKGLVLQ; via the coding sequence TTGCGTCTAATCCTGTTAGCACTCTTGGTATTGGCTGTTCCCTGTGCTGCCGAAGAAGAATTGTCTGCCAAAGCATGGCTTGAAACCATGAGCCAAGCACTCAAAGAAAAAGAATTCAAATCCTCCATTATTCATGTCCAATCGGATCATATTCGCCCTCTTGTCTATCTACACGGCAAGGTTGAGGGTGAAGAAATTGCCTTCCTAGAATACTTAAATGGCCCACCCAAGAATGCCGTCAGGATCGGTAATGTTGTGAGCTTTATTGAGCACGATCAGCCTGCATACAGTGTTAAAGCTAATCATATTCAAGGGGTTTGGCCATCGGCATTTGCAGGCAATATCGCCTCTTTGGAAAAAGGCTATCAGTTTGTTCTTGGTGGCCGAAGTCGTATAGCGGGGCGTCCAGGTCAATTGGTGAGAATTATTCCTATCGATAATGACAGATACGCGACCCAAGTGTGGATAGATATGAGTACGTATCTGCCATTGCGCTACGATATTTTCAATAAAGAGAAACAGTTACTAGAACAAGTGATGGTGATAGAGCTGATCGAACTTAAAGAGCCTGCCCATATTTTAGTGGAAGCCAAAAAGCAGCCTTGGCCAGCAGTGGTTGAGCAAGCTGAGCGGACCGATGGTCATAGCTGGAGTTTTTCTTGGTTACCTCAAGGTTTTAATGTCGCAGTGCGTGATAATCACAGGCTGATTGGCAGTCATGAACCGGTTGAATATTTAGCCCTCACAGATGGGTTAGCGAATATTTCTGTTTATGTCTCCAAGCAAGGCGCACAGCCCTTGCCAGAAGAATTAATGACCCGCAATGGCTTGTCCATGGTGGTAGAAAAGCTTGCCGAGCATGAAGTGGTGGCCGTCGGTAAAGTGCCCCATGAAACCTTAAAACGCATTGCCAAAGGCTTAGTGTTACAGTGA
- a CDS encoding sigma-E factor negative regulatory protein: protein MIKSGQEWVSAAADGEVDIQTIAELAADKTSHGKWQNYHMIGDAMRSELPKAFDLDLSAKIAAAIELEPAILAPQTNVHQTNIKPTHDTGSTNNVSKLVPLFKQLGQYAIAASVALVAVVGVQNYNQDQDAQAPMSVLTTRPLVGSVSPVSLQTGGQQSNTQQGVSNEQMVEQRRRINAYIQDHMLQQRLNPGVISADNSPQDTDK from the coding sequence ATGATTAAATCAGGTCAAGAATGGGTGTCAGCAGCAGCAGATGGTGAAGTCGATATACAGACTATTGCTGAGTTAGCGGCTGATAAAACCTCTCATGGTAAGTGGCAAAACTACCATATGATAGGTGATGCCATGCGCAGTGAATTGCCCAAAGCGTTCGATTTAGACTTGTCGGCTAAAATTGCTGCGGCTATCGAGCTAGAGCCTGCTATCCTTGCACCTCAAACTAATGTGCATCAGACTAACATCAAGCCAACTCATGACACGGGTTCAACAAATAACGTCAGCAAGCTTGTGCCTTTATTTAAGCAACTCGGCCAATATGCCATAGCAGCATCGGTGGCATTAGTTGCGGTTGTTGGTGTGCAGAACTATAACCAAGATCAGGACGCTCAGGCACCTATGTCAGTGCTAACCACTCGACCTTTAGTGGGCAGTGTTTCTCCAGTGAGCCTGCAAACCGGTGGCCAGCAATCTAATACTCAACAAGGCGTGAGCAATGAGCAGATGGTGGAGCAACGTCGCCGAATCAATGCTTATATCCAAGATCATATGTTACAACAGAGGTTGAATCCTGGGGTAATATCAGCGGATAATAGTCCGCAAGATACGGATAAGTAA
- the rpoE gene encoding RNA polymerase sigma factor RpoE: MSGQISDQQLVERVQQGDKNAFNLLVQKYQSKVMSLISRYVRNQADVSDVAQEAFIKAYRALPNFRGESAFYTWLYRIAVNSAKNHLVAQGRKSPANSVDIDDAEYYEGNDALKEFATPERLVLSEEIKKVIFETLEGLPEELRMAISLRELDGMSYEEIANVMECPVGTVRSRIFRAREAIDKMLQPLLEN; encoded by the coding sequence ATGAGTGGACAAATAAGTGATCAACAACTAGTTGAGCGTGTACAGCAAGGTGATAAAAATGCCTTCAATCTGTTAGTGCAAAAGTACCAGAGTAAAGTGATGAGTTTGATTTCACGCTATGTGCGAAATCAAGCAGATGTGTCAGATGTTGCTCAAGAAGCCTTTATTAAAGCTTACCGTGCTTTACCCAATTTCAGAGGAGAAAGTGCGTTTTACACTTGGTTGTACCGAATAGCCGTCAATTCTGCAAAGAACCATCTTGTTGCCCAAGGCCGTAAGTCTCCGGCCAACAGCGTCGATATTGATGATGCAGAGTATTATGAAGGTAATGATGCATTAAAAGAGTTTGCGACCCCGGAACGTCTGGTCTTGTCTGAAGAAATTAAGAAAGTGATTTTTGAGACATTAGAAGGCTTACCGGAAGAACTTAGAATGGCCATTTCTTTACGTGAACTCGATGGCATGAGTTATGAAGAGATTGCCAACGTGATGGAGTGCCCCGTAGGCACAGTGCGTTCTAGGATCTTCAGGGCTCGTGAAGCTATAGATAAAATGCTTCAACCTTTGTTGGAAAATTAA
- the nadB gene encoding L-aspartate oxidase, translating to MKQAVEHQSDILVIGSGAAGLTLALHLAEKSKVILLSKGPLSEGSTLYAQGGIASVFDETDTIASHVSDTLIAGAGLCDEQIVTFTAENAKSAMEWLIQSGVEFDKEERPDGDSSKAPYHLTREGGHSHRRILHAADATGKAVQTTLQQRAIAHPNIQILERYNAIDLITTRKLQRTGNRVLGAYVWNRDQEHVETVKARFIALATGGCSKVYQYTSNPDVASGDGIAMAWRAGCRVANMEFNQFHPTCLYHADARNFLLTEALRGEGAYLRRPDGSRFMPEFDDRAELAPRDIVARAIDFEMKRLGADCVYLDITHKPKDFIIKHFPTIYSRCLEFGIDITSDPIPVVPAAHYTCGGVMTDLHGQTDLNGLYAIGEVAYTGLHGANRLASNSLLECLVFARAAAQDIESQLAKIPMPGELPHWDESKVCNSDEEVVIAHNWHELRLFMWDYVGIVRTDKRLERALRRCAMLQQEIQEYYSNFRVSNNLLELRNLVQVAELIIRCAMARKESRGLHYNIDYPELVENSQPTILEPER from the coding sequence ATGAAACAAGCAGTTGAACACCAATCTGACATTTTAGTCATAGGAAGCGGTGCCGCAGGCTTAACACTTGCATTGCATCTTGCTGAAAAATCTAAGGTAATACTCTTATCTAAGGGGCCACTCTCCGAAGGTTCTACTCTATACGCCCAAGGGGGTATTGCTTCAGTTTTCGATGAGACTGACACCATAGCCTCCCATGTGAGCGACACCTTAATTGCAGGAGCTGGTTTATGTGATGAGCAAATAGTGACCTTCACCGCCGAAAACGCCAAGAGTGCCATGGAATGGTTAATCCAGTCTGGGGTTGAGTTCGATAAAGAGGAACGTCCAGATGGTGACAGCAGCAAAGCGCCCTATCACCTTACCCGTGAAGGTGGTCACAGTCACAGACGCATACTCCATGCCGCCGATGCAACAGGAAAGGCGGTGCAAACCACTTTGCAACAAAGGGCCATTGCCCATCCAAACATTCAGATTTTAGAGCGTTATAACGCCATCGACTTAATCACCACTCGCAAGCTGCAGCGCACCGGCAATCGGGTATTAGGTGCTTATGTGTGGAATCGCGATCAAGAGCATGTCGAAACCGTCAAAGCGCGATTTATTGCCTTAGCCACAGGTGGCTGCTCTAAAGTGTATCAGTACACCTCAAATCCAGATGTCGCCAGTGGCGATGGCATTGCCATGGCTTGGCGTGCTGGTTGCCGGGTGGCCAACATGGAATTTAACCAATTCCATCCTACTTGCTTGTATCACGCCGATGCGCGTAACTTCTTGCTTACCGAGGCACTACGGGGTGAAGGGGCTTATTTACGTCGCCCCGATGGCAGCCGCTTTATGCCAGAGTTTGATGACAGAGCCGAACTAGCCCCAAGGGATATCGTTGCCCGTGCTATCGATTTTGAGATGAAACGCTTAGGGGCAGATTGCGTCTATTTAGACATCACCCATAAGCCGAAAGACTTTATCATCAAGCATTTTCCCACCATCTATAGCCGCTGCCTAGAGTTTGGCATAGACATTACCTCAGATCCGATCCCAGTAGTCCCTGCAGCCCATTACACCTGTGGCGGCGTAATGACAGACTTGCATGGCCAAACTGACCTAAATGGCCTGTACGCCATAGGCGAAGTGGCCTATACCGGGCTTCATGGCGCCAATCGCCTTGCCAGTAACTCACTGCTTGAATGTTTAGTGTTTGCCAGAGCCGCAGCTCAAGATATTGAAAGCCAATTAGCCAAAATACCTATGCCAGGGGAACTCCCCCATTGGGATGAGAGTAAAGTCTGTAACTCAGATGAAGAAGTGGTGATTGCCCACAACTGGCACGAATTACGCTTATTTATGTGGGATTACGTTGGCATAGTTAGAACAGACAAGCGCCTTGAGCGTGCTTTGCGCCGCTGCGCCATGCTGCAACAAGAAATTCAAGAGTATTACAGTAACTTCAGAGTCAGCAACAATCTACTGGAGCTGAGAAACTTAGTTCAAGTAGCGGAGTTGATTATCCGCTGTGCTATGGCCCGCAAAGAGAGCCGCGGCCTGCACTATAATATTGATTACCCTGAACTTGTGGAAAACTCACAACCGACCATTCTTGAGCCAGAGCGTTAA